TTCTTCCAAAAGTCACGGCGATTGATTGGAGAAATAAATATTCGTTGCCACCACGTTCTCTCATTCCTTAGCCAAGGAGCAAATGGACTAGAGTTAACAGCAGGACTTAAAAATTGAAGCTGGTTCATCTGAGGGTTCTATTTCTTGATGGTCTGGAATTGACCCTGAAGTTACAAATCGTGGAGTTGTTACTTCTACGATTCCCCTTCtgttttattctattcatttttactgGGCAGGCATGTTTGGTATGACTGTAAACTAGAATTGTGGATACATGTTCAGATCCAAGCCCTCCGAGAATTGGGGGTCACTTTAATAGTTACTTCAGTGTCATTcagggttctatttttaatacttgTTCCTGGTGTGCAGAAGAGGATCAACATTTACATGTAATTCCCTCtatctgtccctctttctctccaaCTGCCACGTGTCTGTCTACACACCCACCTGGATGCACCCttagagggaaagaagagagctGTGCTCCTGTCAggatgaaaaaataaggaaatcatcTGCAACATTATGTGCCAACCCTTCAATGGAAGCTGTTTGGACAGTGGGCCAAAGCACATGGTGAGTAGGCCATGgaggattttatattttcattaaaaacccTTTCCTTCTGAATGCGTCTCTCAAGGGTGCATCGTTTTGGTAACCGGACAAAATGATTGCAATTGATATTTTGGTTGTCCGCTGCAAGTTACTCCATTAAAGTGCTTCGTAGTTGAACAGATGTACACAAACgtgaatgggagagaatattcaaatagGTGCTATGGTTTTTAAAGCCCTTTCTATAGAAAATAGgtttaaacagaatttaaaagtgCGAGACTCATATATTTGCAGTTCGCATTCCTTCTGGGTGATCAGCTTACTGATCCTTAATGGTTTTCCTACTTTATGGTGTTAAACAGCATTTTAGATTCTCCGTGTGTAATTCCGAGATAAGGAACTGAGACGAGCTGCCCTGGAAGCAACAACATTTGCATGCATGCGTAGAGCAGAAAACATGGATTCCATGCATCAATATCAGGCATCTTGCGTCTCTAACCTCATCACTCTGAGTCTGTGTATgtatctgtgagtgtgtgtgtgtctgtcttggGGGTCTGGTTGGAGCTCAGGTGACTCAGGCACTCCTGTTCTGTGTGAGAGACTGGCAGGTCATGCTGCAGGGAGACTGCAGTTGGTTGAGTtacctgtttttccttctcctctctgttCTGTGTCCTCACCCGACACCCGTGATCTAAGAGCCAGTACACTGAGTTCTGTAAAGCAGAGGACACAATACCTGCATGATCATACATTCTGGCAAGAAAGGGTTTGTGCAGGCTGGGCCCAAAGTCTGTGTCATTAGTCATCATACGTTTCATATTGTAGCTAGGAGTATGTGTGAACAAAGTCCTGCATACATGTGTTTTCTTAGGGAAATAATCTGTTGTAAATCAAAGCGTACCATTTGAAACCGATACTGGATGAACTAAAATCTGTAAGCGAACTGTGATACGTAATTGAACAGTATATGTGGAAAAGTAGAACCCATTAACAGGTATTTCCTGACGGGTCGGAAGGGGGATTGAGAGAACAACTGCATTTTCTGCATGACACACATCTAAAagtttgaaatgtatttaaatgaagtttttaaatgtCAGGGAAACCGCATTGCAAAAAGTGATTCACAAAACTGATGCAAAAAATCAGATTCCCACGAAACAGTGATCCCATACTGCTCTTGAGTGAAGAAATACAGTGCTAGGCATATGTGCACGCGTGTGTAGATGGCGCATTGGGAACGTGCGCTGAACGCTCACACCATCATGTTGACAGTAAGCATCTATCATGTATTGCCCCCGTGTATACCCCTCTGCATGGTTTTTCTCTTCACAATTTTACTTTAGAAACACCAACACACACTTACATAATAGACACCGTTTTgttgcgcgcgcacacacacacacacacacacacaacgctGCTACTACTAAATCCTTGCATTTAAGACGGACAAAAAGGCTATTATGAAAGCTGTAGTAGTGGCCATGGTTCTGAAATAGGAGGACCAGCCTAAACTAAACAGGTtaacatggaaatatttttgaaattcaaacgaaggaagcagagagacaggTCTACATTCCAAATGAGATGTAACTAACATTTCTGCTTCAGAATAGCCTGTATTCCAGAGCTGGGGAAGGGAAAATGATGACTCCATCCCCATTTCGTTGACTTAATTTCCCATCTGCCTTTCTGATTTTCTAGATTAACATTAGAGGTACGTACGTCCTGGGTATCTACATTTGAGGCCATTTGATCCCTGGAAGGACTGTGCACCTCAGAGGCACAGAGCAGAGGAAAGGGTCTGCCGGACAAGCAGTTGGAACGTGTGAACCAACAGGTGCCGCGAAAAGACTCACGCCTCCCTCGATCTACGTGCTGTTTTGTAAGACGTTCCTATTTTACTAAACATTTCACTTGCAGTCATTTCATGTTGACATTTGGAGTGTGGCTTATTCTGCTCCTCGCTCTACAGCCATCTCTTTCCGAAAATTTAgctctgggggcggggaggggggtgggcaaCAGCCTTTTGAGCCACCGTAGTGCAATGCAAAAGGGCAGGTCAAGCCAATGGCCCATGCCTGTAGCAATCCTTATGAAGGATGGCACCAGTAACCACCAGGATGATCTTCGTGAACCTCTGGATTCTAAGCTCATGCTCTTGAACCCAAGATTGGGCTGGCTGGCATTCAGGGTCTGTAGGCTGGAGATCGTCCCTGGCTTCCTTGGGTGCACAGGGTGGCATCAGCGCCCCCCAGAAAATAAGGACCGAGTGAAGCATCCCCCCAGGATGAGCCCCAGGGAGCACAAAAGGCACAAGACGGCCAATAACACAAATGAGATCTGGAAAACGACACCCGCCTCCCCACACAGATGCTCTTTAATACGGAGTGGCAACAAGCAGGGCAAGAAGTTGGGTATGGAAGGTTAAAAAACTCCTCAGGTATCTTCTGTATGTTCCCCGATACTTGCCTTGTATTTACCCCCCCTATCTGACACACAAACTCGTTATAGTTCTTTGTTTTATCTCCTTTCAATTCTCAGTGACCGATGTTCTTCTACGTTcacaaaagtaattttttctcctaatggttttcttctcttccttttccaccTTCCAGTGTTCTCCTATACAGTCCGTTCCGTGACTCTGGGAGACTCAGGTGAAGAAGGAGGGTCCACACAAGCAGTAAACCCTTTGTGGCCCGAGGGCAAAAGGCGTGCTGAAGGACATTGTTTTAGGGAAGATGTGCCGTGCCTGTGTGTCTGACGGCCAGAACCCTCAACCTCTATTAGTCACCTCTTGAGAGGACACCCAAATCACAATGGATGCTGAGTATGTCCTGTGCAACTGGAAAGGCCACTTGTGGCCAGCAAGGGTTTTGTCCAGATCCGGGGTCTCACcaagaaataagaggaaaggaGCACTTTCTCTAGAAGTTGAAATACTCTCGGTagatgaaaaaatgaaagtgaaaagcaCAGACGTAAAGATCCTAAACGAGTCTCAGATTGAATCCATTACCTCCTTGCTAACAGCCCAGTCGAAGGCCAGTGTCCCAGCGGGACAGGAAGTGCCTTACAGAAACGCTCTTTCAGTGGCATTGGAGATTCTGAAGGAGAGAGCAGATGTGCGCCCAGCAGGAGCATCGGATGATCCAGAGACCACTACACCGTCCCGAAGGGGACCAAGAAAGCGATCTCTTAAAGACTACCGGAAGGCCAAAGGGATCTTACTGAGGCGTCTCAGGAAACGCAGAAACCTCAAATCGCGGCTGGTGCATTCTCGGAGACAGGATGCCCCAGATGGCGGCCAATCACAGGCACACACAACCCTCACTCCCCTTCCAAGGAAAAGGCAAGCAAAGTCCTCACCAAGCTCCAGCAGGCGCCCGAACTTACCGTCACTTTCAGAAGATGGTGGTGAGAAAGAGGGCAAGGAAAAGAGGGACACCTCAAGAGTTAGGTCTTTGCATCGCATAGCCAAGGAGGCGGGTACCGGGGCTGAAGATGGAGGCATCCTTCCATCTCCGCCACCAGGTTTCAACCTCACTGTGCCCGAAGAGGCTCTGAAAGAAGAGGCACCTGACACCCACGCAAAGACCCCGGATGCCTCCTCTGAGCGCTCTGCCTCCTCCGGGAATGTTGAGGACCACGGAGAGGGTCCCTGGGAGCCAGGCATGGAAGGTGCGGCAGCCTCCTCCAGCGCCCCTAACCTGAGGCCGCGTTGTTCACTCCGTCTGGCAAACAGGAGAAGGAAGCTGCAGGTACCAGAGTTTGAGAAAGGGCTGCAGGAATCTCGACCTTCGGCCAGCTCAAAGGCTGTGAACCCCACCACTGCTATTAAGAAGGATGTCAGCCAGGAAATGGGACAACTGACCAGCACGCTTTCTCCACAGGAGCCTTGTCCCATTGAAGGAGGAATGATGGTCTGgtttaaatttcaaaatcacCCCTTTTGGCCAGCGGTGGTAAAGAGCGTCAGCCAAGCAGAGCAGACTGCAAGGGTGCTTTTGATTGAGGCAAACATGCACGCTGAAATGAGTGGCATTCGAGTTCCTCTTCGAAGATTAAAGCCCCTGGactgcaaagagaaagaaacactgaTGAAGAGAGCCAGGAAAATGTACGAGCAAAGTGTGAACTGGTGTTTCTCCCTGATTTCTCACTACAGAGAAGGGCTCACTTGTGGGTCTTTTGCAGGCTCCTTCCTGGACTATTATGCTGCTGACGTCAGTTACCCAGTTAGGAAAGCCATCCAGGACGGGGATCTGGAGGCTGACTTCCCAAAGGTCAATTATGCCGACCTGGAGGATTCTGAGGAGGAGACCTCCGTGGGCGGGAAGAGGCCCCGCAAGAAGATTCTCCCTGACCGGATGAGGGCTGCTCGGGACCGAGCCAACCAGAGGCTCGTGGACTTCATCGTGAAAACGAAGGGGGCCGATCACCACCTTCTGGACATTGTCAAAGGCAGGAAACAGT
This genomic stretch from Canis lupus baileyi chromosome X unlocalized genomic scaffold, mCanLup2.hap1 SUPER_X_unloc_3, whole genome shotgun sequence harbors:
- the LOC140629686 gene encoding PWWP domain-containing DNA repair factor 3B-like, whose protein sequence is MDAEYVLCNWKGHLWPARVLSRSGVSPRNKRKGALSLEVEILSVDEKMKVKSTDVKILNESQIESITSLLTAQSKASVPAGQEVPYRNALSVALEILKERADVRPAGASDDPETTTPSRRGPRKRSLKDYRKAKGILLRRLRKRRNLKSRLVHSRRQDAPDGGQSQAHTTLTPLPRKRQAKSSPSSSRRPNLPSLSEDGGEKEGKEKRDTSRVRSLHRIAKEAGTGAEDGGILPSPPPGFNLTVPEEALKEEAPDTHAKTPDASSERSASSGNVEDHGEGPWEPGMEGAAASSSAPNLRPRCSLRLANRRRKLQVPEFEKGLQESRPSASSKAVNPTTAIKKDVSQEMGQLTSTLSPQEPCPIEGGMMVWFKFQNHPFWPAVVKSVSQAEQTARVLLIEANMHAEMSGIRVPLRRLKPLDCKEKETLMKRARKMYEQSVNWCFSLISHYREGLTCGSFAGSFLDYYAADVSYPVRKAIQDGDLEADFPKVNYADLEDSEEETSVGGKRPRKKILPDRMRAARDRANQRLVDFIVKTKGADHHLLDIVKGRKQSRWLTSFLNSNRYTLCVETYLEDEDQLDVVVGHLQEIYKQIDKKRLTLARDDKVSFVLEVLLPEAIICSIAALDGLGYKEAEEKYLRGPPVHYREKELFDKNILKKMR